The segment CCCGGACGCGACAGCGTCGCGGAAATGGAAAAATTCGGTCGCGAGTATCGGCTGATGATGGAAGGCCTGATGCAGCTGCTGCGCAAGCGGGCCGAGGAAAAGGGAAACGCTCGCGTCGCCCAGACGGTGGTTGGGGCCTCTGAAGTCAATCCGCTCAAGTTTCTGCCGACGGTCGACGACGCCATCGTGACCCTCATCGCGGAGCGCAGCCCCGGATTTCTGGCCGGCGAAGCGGCAATCGCCGACGCGGTCCGTGATCTCGCGCAACATCATGTGCGCGCCTGGCGAGGCGTGCAGTCCGCCTTGCGGCGAATGATCGACCGTTTTGACCCGGCAGCAATCGAGGAAGAGCTCAAATCGAGTTCCGCGATCGGCACCGTGCTTTCGGGCGGGCGCCGCGCCAGGCTGTGGGAGCTTTACCAGAAACGCCATCGTGAAATCGCCCAGAGCGCGGAATCGAGTTTTTTGGGCGAAATCGGCGCTGATTTTCGAGATGCATATGAGGAGGAGTGAAACATGATCGATCGCCGCGAATTTGTCGTTGCCCTGGGCGCAACCGGGCTGCTTGCTGCTTGCCAGAGCGGTCCGCCAAAGCCATCCGCGGTGACCGTCAACCTGACCGGCGCGGCCGGCATGAACCCGGGACCAGGCGGCGGCGACCGGCCGGTGACGGTCCTCGTGATGCGGCTGCGCAGCACCGGTAAATTCAACTCGGCCGATTATTTCGCGCTGCAGGGGGATGCCGGCTCGGCACTCGCAGGCGATCTCATCGGATCCGACCAGATCTCCGTCGGGCCCGGAAAGACCGCATCCAAAACCATCACGGTCGAGCCGGACGCGGCTGCGCTGGGCTTCGTTGCCCTCGTTCGCGAGCCCGGCGGCCGCAGCTGGCGTACGACCAAGTCGGTGTCGCCGGGATCAACAGTTACCGTCAACGTCACGCTTGGCAGCGGCGGCATTTCTGCCTAGCGGCCAGGGCAAGGGGTGCTCGATGCAGGAAGTAGCGGCATGAGCGATGCAAACAGGGTGCTGTGGTCCGAAGGCCTGTTTCTGCGGACCCAGCATTTTCAGCAGCAGGATCGCTTTTTCGAGGCGACCGTGCGCGGCGCGTTGCAGGCCGGGCAGCTGCATACGTTCGGCTTTCAGCAGCTGACGCTGGACCAGGCAATGCTCGATGCCGGCCAAGTCTCGATCCTGTCGGCACGGGGCATCTTTCCGGATGGAACCCCGTTCTCCATCCCCGACCTGATGGACGCGCCACGACCGCTGCCGGTCACCGCCGATACGGGTGCGGGACCGGTGCTGGTTGGCCTGCCGCTCGAGCCGGCCGGTGGTGTCGGCTTCGATCCGGCGCACGCCGCATCGACCGGCGCACGCTATCATGGGCGGATCGTTTCGGTGCGCGACGCCGTGCAGGGCGGTTCGGATCCTGAAGAAATCGAGATCGCCCGCCCGCAGGCGCTGCTGATTGCACCCGGAAAATCGGTTGGCGGCTACACCGCCCTGCCGATCGCCGACATCAAAGGGGTTCGAGCCGATGGCGGCGTCTCGCTGGACGAGACGTTCCTGCCGCCGACACTGGTTACCGGAGCGGTGGCCTGGTACCGGCAGTTGCTTCTGGAGGTTGTCACCGGCCTCGACCAGATCGCCGAGGCGCA is part of the Mesorhizobium sp. L-2-11 genome and harbors:
- the tssJ gene encoding type VI secretion system lipoprotein TssJ codes for the protein MIDRREFVVALGATGLLAACQSGPPKPSAVTVNLTGAAGMNPGPGGGDRPVTVLVMRLRSTGKFNSADYFALQGDAGSALAGDLIGSDQISVGPGKTASKTITVEPDAAALGFVALVREPGGRSWRTTKSVSPGSTVTVNVTLGSGGISA